In one window of Tachypleus tridentatus isolate NWPU-2018 chromosome 2, ASM421037v1, whole genome shotgun sequence DNA:
- the LOC143236870 gene encoding uncharacterized protein LOC143236870 yields the protein MMKIQRLCRDCFVGIILLLSIGTKNYVTGQSTSTGQDTQSPSSFKLTESPDSQSSVHDNQSPFFFKLTESPGNQSSVQNSQSPSSLKLTELPDSQSSVQNNQLPSLFKLTESPDSQSSVQDNQSLSFFKLTESPDRQFSVQNNQSSSSFKLTESPNRQSSVQANQSPFSVNKSPDSQSPKSSSFKLTESPNSHFCSR from the coding sequence GTATCATTCTACTTCTTTCAATTGGAACAAAGAACTATGTGACAGGACAAAGTACATCCACAGGTCAAGATACCCAGTCACCATCTTCCTTCAAACTAACGGAATCACCTGACAGTCAGTCTTCTGTTCATGATAACCAGTCGCCATTTTTCTTCAAGCTAACAGAATCACCTGGGAATCAGTCTTCTGTTCAAAATAGCCAGTCGCCATCTTCATTAAAACTAACGGAGTTACCTGACAGTCAGTCTTCTGTTCAAAATAACCAGTTGCCATCTTTATTCAAACTAACAGAGTCACCTGACAGTCAGTCTTCTGTTCAAGATAACCAGTcgttatctttttttaaactaacGGAGTCACCTGATAGGCAGTTTTCTGTTCAAAATAACCAGTCGTCATCTTCATTCAAACTAACAGAGTCACCTAACAGACAGTCTTCTGTTCAAGCTAACCAGTCGCCATTTTCTGTTAACAAGTCACCTGATAGCCAGTCGCCAAAATCTTCTTCATTCAAACTAACAGAGTCACCTAACAGTCACTTCTGTTCAAGATAA